In a genomic window of Erigeron canadensis isolate Cc75 chromosome 5, C_canadensis_v1, whole genome shotgun sequence:
- the LOC122601381 gene encoding uncharacterized protein LOC122601381, with translation MEELEERQNLMDMLDRFELKDASDRWIWRGGKNKIFSVQSVKEFLRREIDVSDRFIFEWPKWTTRDCNIFMWRVSMDRLPTMVALKNRKVEFGNVGCLLCEAVEETLEHILCSYDLATSIWYRISIWCKVRPLFFFSIKDIFGLEEHLGLGKKHKKIFKGILYVTCWYLWRARNRRRFNDETIRVEKVFQEIKATSYFWLRNRMKKCTVSLKDWNTFNIM, from the coding sequence ATGGAGGAATTGGAAGAAAGACAAAATCTGATGGACATGTTGGATAGGTTCGAGCTGAAAGATGCTTCTGATAGATGGATATGGAGGGGAGGAAAGAATAAGATCTTTTCGGTACAAAGTGTTAAAGAATTTTTAAGAAGAGAGATTGATGTTAGTGATCGGTTTATATTTGAATGGCCGAAATGGACGACGAGAGACTGTAACATATTCATGTGGCGAGTTTCTATGGATAGACTCCCAACTATGGTGGCACTAAAGAATAGGAAGGTTGAGTTTGGCAACGTGGGATGCTTACTCTGCGAAGCTGTGGAAGAAACTCTTGAACATATCTTATGCTCATACGATTTAGCTACCTCCATTTGGTATAGGATAAGCATTTGGTGTAAGGTGAGACCCCTCTTCTTTTTCTCCATCAAAGACATTTTTGGTTTGGAGGAGCACTTGGGTCTTGGGAAAAAACATAAGAAGATCTTTAAAGGCATTCTCTATGTGACGTGTTGGTACTTATGGCGAGCAAGAAACCGCAGAAGGTTCAATGACGAGACAATAAGGGTCGAAAAAGTGTTCCAAGAGATCAAGGCCACTAGTTACTTTTGGTTAAGAAATAGAATGAAGAAATGTACAGTTAGCTTAAAAGATTGGAATACGTTTAATATTATGTAG